Proteins found in one Brachyspira murdochii DSM 12563 genomic segment:
- a CDS encoding glycosyltransferase family 61 protein: protein MGLGNKLLNGKIRNKIGAKVVKKLENSSVSINDIKKDLYIPIKYTNSNVNNFLCKLKDAKVYSSWGFYFTNDNKIIKEVLPFNRILNLQSELGGRFVFYKLRFRKKTNLNVFSLQSIWNVCFGHWIHETLPKLFILKDSGYFDKIDAFILGDGCKSKFHKDTLEIFGIDKKNIIYISDQTEILCENLYLSSFPSKDTHYPDIWIMNKYRELSKELIKNYDINKFPKKIYLTRKNVKTRRILNEDELMEVLSKLGYEMISPEEYSLQEQFCMFYNADKIISILGSGLTNLVCSKETISILGIVPNIRPEDTYKYITNSIGGKYCEYIENNEKNYVYQNSHNKVNDFDFYISINDFKTVLDEFEKCLC, encoded by the coding sequence ATGGGATTAGGAAATAAACTATTAAATGGCAAAATAAGGAATAAGATAGGAGCGAAAGTTGTTAAAAAATTAGAGAATAGTTCTGTTTCTATCAATGATATTAAAAAAGATTTATATATTCCTATAAAATATACTAATTCAAATGTTAATAATTTTCTTTGTAAACTAAAAGATGCTAAAGTGTATTCTAGCTGGGGTTTTTATTTTACAAATGATAATAAGATAATAAAAGAAGTATTGCCTTTTAATAGAATATTAAATTTACAATCTGAACTTGGAGGAAGATTTGTTTTTTATAAATTAAGATTTAGGAAAAAAACTAATTTAAATGTATTTAGTCTTCAGTCTATATGGAATGTTTGTTTTGGACATTGGATACATGAAACTTTGCCTAAACTTTTTATATTGAAAGACAGCGGTTATTTTGATAAAATAGATGCATTTATATTGGGTGATGGTTGTAAATCAAAATTCCATAAAGATACTTTAGAGATATTTGGAATTGATAAAAAAAATATCATATATATTTCAGATCAAACTGAAATTTTATGCGAGAACTTATATTTATCATCTTTTCCCAGTAAAGATACGCATTATCCTGACATATGGATTATGAATAAGTATAGAGAATTATCCAAAGAATTAATAAAAAATTATGATATTAATAAATTCCCCAAAAAAATATACCTAACTAGAAAAAATGTAAAAACAAGAAGAATATTAAATGAAGATGAACTTATGGAAGTATTATCTAAATTAGGTTATGAAATGATATCGCCTGAAGAATATTCTTTGCAAGAACAGTTTTGCATGTTTTATAATGCTGATAAAATTATATCAATATTGGGAAGCGGGCTTACAAATCTTGTTTGTTCAAAAGAAACTATATCTATTCTTGGTATTGTTCCTAATATAAGACCTGAAGATACATATAAATATATAACTAATTCTATAGGCGGAAAATATTGTGAGTATATTGAAAATAATGAAAAAAATTATGTGTATCAAAATAGCCATAATAAGGTAAATGATTTTGACTTTTATATCAGCATTAATGATTTTAAAACTGTTTTAGACGAATTTGAAAAATGTTTATGTTGA
- a CDS encoding acyl-CoA dehydratase activase, translating into MEKIFKAGIDIGSTTAKMVVYDDKNNMIFKTYVRHNADIKDTLLSILENLQTMHGDLTLALSMTGTAGMGVCEKTGISFVQEVIASSTAIRKIYPYGRTLIDIGGEDAKIIVFDDNFKADIRMNGNCAGGTGAFIDQMATLLNVQPSELSTLAEKSTSIYPMASRCGVFAKTDVQTLISRDIPKEDIAKSIFQAVAVQTVNTLAKGFEIKPKILFTGGPLTFLPELRRTFLSLLNATEEDMYTVEHPELTAAIGAAFGEIEEQTIIKVSDFTKLVQNISAEVKITNSKTREALFTSQEEYEDWKDEHSKDKVRSADVSTVNGKNTFLGIDSGSTTTKIVIIDEDGQVVLRHYRNNNGNPVGAVTEGLTEIKKELDEKNIKINIARTAVTGYGEDLIKAAFNMDEGIVETMAHYRGAKAFDKDVSFILDIGGQDMKAIFIKDGIIENIEINEACSSGCGSFIETFARGMGYKVADFANIACESASPCDLGSRCTVFMNSKVKQSLREGSSVADISAGLAKSVTLNCFTKVLKITDTSILGDHIVVQGGTFKNSAVLRSVEKFLNKKVIRPDISELMGAYGCALLALDTYNTKEEDTTFIGLDNLQEANDYERKQLICKGCENLCTVTRLKFKDSKSFYTGNKCERIFSNKGTGEKKYAMDITQKKLSLLFDRPLAPASDEIKGTIGIPRVLNMYQNFPFWATILVECGYRVQLSSPSSMAIAEKGSGTVMSDNICFPAKIANGHIYDLIESKVDRIFYPSVVLEKTEDDGSFNSYNCPVVTGYPDVIDSSISPLTKYGIPFDAPTISFLNEDLLYKGCKAYFVKVLGINKKDFDRAFKMALKEQERIKKELKAEGKKIIEYAKETQTPTILIVSRPYHIDPLINHKIPETIASFGINVLTEDGLDIDESLADVQVLTQWSYPNKMFKAALWAAKQNDMKLEVVQINSFGCGPDATTSDEIKSILNAYGKSPTLVKVDEISSPGSIRLRIRSMIESMKMKGDFIPKEKPERTIIKRYEKNDKRKILVPKFAQFYDGMIQTLLERSGYEPIALPDPDVESVELGLRYANQDICYPATIVVGDIIRAVQSGQYDPNEIAAGITQTGGQCRASNYASLIKRGLINAGYPDVPVVTVGLTVANDQPGFEISKMDLMKEGVVAMPYADAISTMYYYTAAREVKKGEALALANKYIALHPKDFALKPTDKLLKQAVAEFNAIETNDLDMPKAGLVGEIYVKYNNFANGDVCDWLMSKGVEVIVPPVFDFFVQKVISEQVNKETHAREVSFLGYYGSKLSEKVIDVRVYSINQIMSKFKGFRPAHHIRQIAENAAKVTAMTNQFGEAWLLPGEIATFAEEGVNNVLCLQPFGCIANHIIARGIETRLKTRYPNLNLLYLDMDAGASEVNTINRLEFFVRSAKDSMNSVMVEDTIKDEIGAYAK; encoded by the coding sequence ATGGAAAAAATTTTCAAAGCGGGTATTGATATAGGGTCAACTACTGCTAAAATGGTTGTATATGATGATAAAAATAATATGATATTCAAAACTTATGTAAGACATAATGCCGACATAAAAGACACATTATTATCCATACTAGAAAATCTTCAAACTATGCATGGAGATTTAACTCTTGCTTTATCTATGACAGGTACTGCAGGTATGGGGGTATGTGAAAAGACTGGCATTAGTTTTGTACAGGAGGTAATTGCTTCTTCAACTGCTATTAGAAAGATTTATCCTTATGGAAGAACATTGATTGACATAGGCGGAGAAGATGCCAAAATCATAGTATTTGATGACAATTTCAAAGCTGATATAAGAATGAATGGCAACTGTGCAGGCGGTACTGGAGCTTTTATAGACCAAATGGCTACACTTCTTAATGTTCAGCCTTCTGAGCTTTCTACATTGGCAGAGAAATCAACTTCTATTTACCCTATGGCAAGCAGATGCGGAGTATTTGCTAAAACAGATGTACAAACTCTTATAAGCCGTGATATTCCAAAAGAAGATATTGCTAAAAGTATATTCCAAGCTGTAGCGGTTCAAACAGTTAATACTTTGGCTAAAGGTTTTGAAATAAAGCCAAAAATATTATTTACAGGCGGTCCTTTAACTTTCCTCCCAGAATTAAGAAGAACATTCTTATCACTTTTAAATGCTACTGAAGAGGATATGTACACAGTTGAACACCCAGAATTAACTGCTGCAATAGGTGCTGCTTTTGGAGAAATAGAAGAGCAAACTATAATAAAAGTTTCCGATTTTACAAAATTAGTTCAAAATATATCTGCAGAGGTAAAAATAACTAATTCTAAAACAAGAGAAGCATTATTCACAAGTCAGGAAGAATATGAAGATTGGAAAGATGAGCATAGCAAAGATAAAGTAAGATCTGCTGATGTTTCTACAGTTAATGGTAAAAATACATTTTTAGGTATAGACTCAGGCTCTACTACTACAAAAATCGTTATCATAGATGAAGACGGACAGGTAGTTTTAAGACATTATAGAAACAATAACGGTAACCCAGTAGGAGCTGTTACTGAAGGTCTTACAGAGATAAAAAAAGAATTAGATGAAAAAAATATTAAGATAAATATAGCAAGAACTGCCGTTACAGGATACGGTGAGGACTTGATAAAAGCAGCATTCAATATGGATGAGGGTATAGTAGAGACTATGGCTCATTACAGAGGTGCTAAGGCTTTTGATAAAGATGTGAGCTTCATACTTGATATAGGCGGACAGGATATGAAGGCTATATTTATTAAAGACGGTATTATAGAAAATATTGAAATTAATGAGGCTTGTTCTTCAGGCTGCGGTTCATTTATAGAAACATTTGCACGAGGAATGGGATATAAAGTTGCTGATTTTGCCAATATTGCCTGCGAATCTGCAAGCCCTTGTGATTTAGGAAGCCGCTGTACAGTATTTATGAACAGTAAAGTAAAACAGTCTTTAAGAGAAGGCTCTTCTGTTGCCGATATTTCTGCAGGACTTGCTAAAAGTGTTACATTAAACTGTTTTACTAAAGTATTAAAAATCACTGACACTTCTATTTTGGGAGATCATATAGTTGTTCAGGGCGGTACTTTCAAAAACTCTGCTGTTCTTCGTTCTGTAGAAAAGTTTTTAAATAAAAAAGTTATTCGTCCGGATATATCTGAGCTTATGGGAGCATATGGCTGTGCATTGCTTGCTTTAGATACTTATAATACTAAAGAAGAAGATACCACATTTATAGGCTTGGATAATTTACAGGAAGCTAATGACTATGAAAGAAAACAGCTTATTTGTAAAGGCTGCGAAAACCTTTGTACAGTTACAAGATTAAAATTTAAAGATAGTAAATCATTCTATACTGGAAATAAATGTGAAAGAATATTCTCAAATAAGGGTACAGGCGAAAAGAAATATGCTATGGATATTACTCAGAAAAAACTTTCTCTTCTTTTTGACAGACCTTTAGCTCCAGCATCAGATGAAATAAAAGGTACTATTGGTATACCTCGTGTACTTAATATGTATCAAAACTTCCCATTCTGGGCTACTATACTTGTAGAATGCGGATACAGAGTACAGTTATCTTCACCTTCTAGTATGGCTATAGCTGAAAAAGGTTCTGGTACTGTTATGAGTGATAATATATGTTTCCCTGCTAAAATAGCTAATGGACATATATATGATTTGATAGAATCTAAAGTAGACAGAATATTTTATCCTTCTGTAGTACTTGAAAAAACAGAAGATGACGGAAGTTTTAATAGTTATAACTGTCCTGTAGTAACAGGATATCCAGATGTAATAGATAGTTCTATTAGCCCATTAACTAAATATGGTATACCTTTTGATGCTCCAACAATTTCTTTCTTGAATGAAGATTTATTATATAAAGGCTGTAAGGCTTATTTTGTAAAAGTGCTTGGAATAAATAAAAAAGATTTTGACAGAGCTTTTAAAATGGCTTTAAAAGAGCAGGAGAGAATCAAAAAAGAATTAAAAGCTGAAGGCAAAAAAATAATAGAATATGCTAAAGAAACTCAGACACCTACTATACTTATAGTAAGCAGACCTTATCATATTGACCCATTAATCAACCATAAAATACCTGAAACTATTGCTTCATTTGGTATCAATGTACTTACGGAAGATGGTCTTGATATAGATGAATCTCTTGCTGATGTACAAGTTTTAACTCAATGGTCTTATCCTAATAAAATGTTTAAAGCTGCTTTATGGGCTGCTAAGCAAAATGATATGAAACTTGAGGTTGTTCAGATTAATAGTTTCGGATGCGGTCCAGATGCTACTACTTCTGATGAAATAAAATCTATACTTAATGCTTATGGTAAGAGTCCTACTTTAGTAAAAGTTGATGAAATTTCAAGCCCTGGAAGTATCAGATTAAGAATACGTTCTATGATAGAAAGTATGAAAATGAAAGGCGATTTCATACCTAAAGAAAAACCTGAAAGAACTATCATTAAAAGATATGAGAAAAATGATAAAAGAAAAATACTTGTTCCTAAATTTGCTCAATTCTATGACGGCATGATACAAACTCTTTTGGAAAGAAGCGGATATGAACCTATTGCCTTACCAGACCCTGATGTAGAATCTGTAGAATTAGGTTTAAGATATGCCAATCAGGATATATGTTATCCTGCTACTATTGTAGTTGGTGATATTATAAGAGCAGTTCAAAGCGGACAGTATGATCCTAATGAAATAGCTGCTGGTATTACTCAAACTGGAGGACAATGCCGTGCTAGTAACTATGCTTCTCTTATAAAAAGAGGTTTAATTAATGCAGGTTATCCAGATGTTCCAGTAGTAACTGTTGGTCTTACTGTAGCTAATGATCAGCCCGGTTTTGAAATATCAAAGATGGATTTGATGAAAGAAGGTGTTGTAGCTATGCCTTATGCTGATGCTATATCTACAATGTACTACTACACTGCTGCTCGTGAGGTTAAAAAGGGAGAGGCTTTGGCACTTGCTAATAAATATATAGCTTTACACCCTAAAGATTTTGCTCTTAAACCTACTGATAAATTATTAAAACAAGCTGTTGCTGAGTTTAATGCTATTGAAACTAATGATTTGGATATGCCTAAAGCTGGTTTGGTAGGTGAGATTTATGTAAAATATAATAACTTTGCTAATGGGGACGTTTGCGATTGGTTAATGTCTAAGGGAGTTGAGGTAATAGTTCCTCCTGTATTTGACTTCTTTGTACAGAAAGTTATAAGTGAACAGGTAAACAAAGAAACTCATGCTAGAGAGGTATCATTCTTAGGCTATTACGGCTCTAAACTTTCAGAAAAAGTTATTGATGTAAGGGTATATTCTATTAATCAGATAATGTCAAAGTTCAAAGGTTTCAGACCTGCTCATCATATACGTCAAATAGCTGAAAATGCTGCTAAAGTTACTGCTATGACTAACCAATTCGGAGAGGCTTGGCTTTTACCTGGTGAAATAGCTACTTTTGCTGAAGAGGGTGTTAATAATGTACTTTGTTTACAGCCTTTCGGCTGCATTGCTAATCACATTATAGCACGCGGTATTGAAACTAGACTTAAAACTAGATATCCTAATTTGAATCTTCTTTATTTGGATATGGATGCTGGTGCTAGCGAAGTTAATACTATAAACCGTTTAGAGTTCTTCGTACGTTCTGCTAAAGACAGCATGAACAGTGTTATGGTAGAAGATACTATAAAAGATGAAATAGGTGCTTATGCTAAATAA